gaaaacaataataaagagaagagaaagataAGAACAGAGAAAATAGAAACAAGGATTATCAGAAGGAGATGAGAGAATTTTTCACAAGTTTCTTGAATATTCCTAGTTGATGGCTAACAAAATCAATCCAATCTCCTAATTGGTTTAAAATCTATTAACTTCACCAGACTAGACAACTGACTCTCTTGCTCATAACATGCAGAAGTTCATAAGCTACAACAAGCATAAGCCATACGCTACTTGTTCATTGTGCTATCTAGTTTTGTTCATTGTTTTTTTCTTGATTTCTTTTCTAGTGGCTACTGTATATAGACAACTATGAGTTAACTTCCAATTGTAGCCAAAGAgaaattttctctttctttagccTCTTCTCTCGCCAGGCAAATTTGTTAAGCTGAAGAAGTGAATTTCAAAGTTAATTTGATAGGAAAATTAGCATATTAAAGTTGCCCATATTGTTAAAGAGAACAACAAAGCTTGTTTATCATATTTATTACATTTTATAATACAGATATCTCTCAGCTGACACTGGTGGATTCAAGTAATCCAGTTTCAAAACTACAATGGAACTTTACTTCATGTTCTAGAACACCCATGTCTCAGGATTAAGATCATTAAAGTCCCATAGCTCTGGTCCTAATTCTAATTCACTTGCTGATCCATTGATATACCTGTTCAATCTCTCAGTTACTTTTGCAGCTCCATAGCTGAAATCAGATTCCTTCATCTGCACAAAAAGATACCCAGAGAAAAATCATGAAATTCATAATTGAATTACATACAAAAACAAGTTGGAATCGCTATATAGTTAAAGAAAactacctgtgcatgcactacaTGGAAGATTGAATTGCCAGAAACTGAGAAACTAGCATTGGGGATTTCTACACCTTCATCTTCAAGAATGTGAATAATATCATAGAAAATGAACTGATTATCAAGCCCACTTATCAGAATTATCTGCAGAGAAGAACCCATTTCTCGGATTTCTAATTTAGGTGCTACTAAGTTTGATGCAGATTCAAAAGAACTGACGAAATTAGAAAACGATCTTTTTCTGCCTGATaagctttctttcttttccttggATTTCTTCAACTTTTCCTCTAAACTTTTTATATAGTTTATAGCTTCATCTACCTGATCAGGCAGTGGCAATGCTTCCTGCAACCAAAAATCAAATAATCTTTTCATAAGAATTCTTGCATTCAAATTTGTGGTTCCAGGGTTTCTGTCAAATAATCTCAAGTTTGGACTTTATTAATTAACAAAAGGCTAGCTAACTACAAGTAAGGGTTTATGAATTTAAGCTATCTTTCAAAAACCAGACAAATGCAAtctttagagagagagagagatagggaGAACAAACCTTGGAGCTTTGTTTAGGGAGGAGAGAATTAAGATTGGAGAAGAGGGTTTTCATTTgatttcttctatttttctcaatgacTTTTCTTTCAGTCTTTGTTGCAGAAGTAGAATGAAACGTAGCCGTTTTTGATTTAGATCGATTCATCTCCATTGTTATCTTTCTTGAGTTAACAAGGACGTTTCTCGCATGAGATGGAAAACCTAGATGTGAAGATGATTGAGAATTAATGAAAGGACATGTCTATATGTACCCCCATCTGAATAAAGCACCAAAAAagcaggaaaaaagaaaaaatgagtgAGGCTAGGAAGACGACGTCAGATAACGGACGTCAGCTGCCACTTATCACCCACCATGTTGGACTGTAATGGCTATTTATTTCACATGTCTTTACTATTTTTACCATTTTTTAGAGAGATTTGATTTTATTAGGCAACAACCGTCCATTTAACTTTTGAGATGAGAACCAAATCTTTCATCTTGCAAGCATTTGTCTAAACTGTTTGAGATACTGATAGGTAATAATTTGGTAGAATTTTAGAATTATTGCaaaaaattttggttttttttttttaaatataggtgaattgatataaaaaatgtAAAACCTTTTGTTATTTTGTAAGTTAATgcaaagttttaaaaattaaaaatttaggatataatattaattaaaaatttttatatttctattattattagaaatataatatctgaattcaattattttttatttttatttttctaatttttaaaaaattaaaattatctatatTTTTGCGGCTCAGTATATTTTACAAACACATTAACTTATCTTTCTCTAATTATTTTagatgtaataattttttaatttttataaaattaaaattaactacatttctaaagaaaaggttaaaaataatatacataaattattttttttaatttctataaaattaaaattactcatatttataaaaaaaaaaagttaaaataatgtgTAAAAATTTACTAGTAtacttttaaaacataaaaatattttaatatattttttaaaatagaagaactaattagtgaatttttttataatatacagactatgttgtaacgaccccaaaatggaccgtcaccggcgctaggattcaggtcggcttaaggccgccagaacccgtagcaagcctgctatactctctgtgtacctgtaaaactcatacatgatcatacattttctgtgaaaataaaaactctttgctgaaccaaggcttaacctgtgcatgcactatctctgtactctgtactctgtactctgtactctgtactctgtacccctgactagagcttgctctagatgggttaactcatacctgttaagcctggtttttcacatacagaaaaacatatatacatatccagatcatgtatgtaataaaagtttacaacacaacacaactaaggcaagcacaactctaacgttatacacaactataacatctctttaaaatttacatgtccacgctatactagtacaagctcttttactctttctgtactctgctgacctgtccctgtacactgaacactgaacctgcaaaactggggttaagggagtgggatgagctctatagcccagtgagtagaacagtaaaacatctcagtaaaacatgctcgcatggaatgcgtcataacacagacaaatcacatcaagagtaaacctgtcaccacatagtcccagtaactctgtgccagggcgtagaatcgagcacctggtcttcctgtcatatatgtatatgtgtatataacacctctgtacttaccattgccagggcgtagtcaaaggctcctggactttactatatacctgccagggcgtagtcaaaggctcctggtctttactatacctgccagggcgtagtcaaaggctcctggacttcctgtctgtgactattggatcattcagcatttacccacatcaacaactaactatgcaatgcaacatattcgtggatactaatgcaatcaccctatggcataatcatgatgcatgagatatgctaaaacattccattagtcaattaaaagagttaagtttagttccactcacctctggctaactggactgactgactgagcaggctctgaaaactctggagcagtactcactgctgctctctctggttcctcgggtctgtataggtacagataaactcaaatgagggaccaaacaagcttctgaataactctattacactccccacgaatccctttaaactcactcaacttaGCTATGCAAAgcaggcaaaagaaggctggacagaacactttcggcggcaggttcggcggccaaaagtcctttccagagacgaaactcaagcaccttcggcggccgaatctcaagcttcggcggccgaaccctttcgggggcaagtttcggggaccAAAACacattccagagacgaaagtctttaaccttcggcggcaccttcggcggccgaagtccccaaacagagccgaacatgcaaaaacactcaggggcaagctgtggcagccaaagccaccatgcaagaggttcggcggccgaatgaaccttcggctgccgaacctgagttcatccagaactcagcccgacggcaaaccaagctcctccttcttttcaacatctccaaacatgcatacttcacctattccacacacatatacgcaagtatatgttcacaggggtccaaaactatctaataaccccaaacaacaaatcaaacataacacagaaacatgtatacatgcataaattagcaaaaccactacttctcacttacacatgcatctctctcccttaactttcataaaaccttcagaaaacacctaaacaggttcaagagcattacttacctcctgtaccaagaagatgaacactctgaactaaggaaaacggaccaactctcctcaaactctcaaactctcataaacttagctttttgcttcaacacTTTCAAACTCTTGTGAACACAAGCTAACTAGTGCATGAGCTGCTAatacagatgagtcatgagagacgtgcaGGCCaaaaatctgaggccaacatttgtcaaaatacatgactcagctggctggccacctcagcttcggctactcaatcgcatgcaaacccatgcaacattcgggggccgaacttgcactttGGAAGGCGAACttggagcactttcggcggccgaacttaccttcggcggccgaacttggctcatctgccttgggtcatttcagctcaaaacttaagtccatttgacgttaacacacatcataacacgtagtaaaacataaatcctaccctccttaagcattccgacaccccggattccaccggacgacaggaattccggtgccggattctagccgggtattacatatgtaataaactttttttaatttaaagataaataCTGGCGTTtgcgtgtatatatatatatatatatatatatatatatatatatatatatatatatatatatatatattaaaaaaaagtgatTATTTCATTCATTATTTTCTGATCATAGAGataaactatttaatattttcatctcAAGTctaacaaattttataatacaatgactaaatcataatttttaaaacaattGGTAATTCATGCTTCTTTAAAATTtgtctttttttaataaaattagctAAAAATAGAAATCCAGCTCTTTTTAGATAAATATAAAGTTAAGATTATTAAGGttagaaaatttaagtttttttaataaaatcataatgtaAAATTTAACATTGTTCTAAAATTATGCTAACTGTCATCAATATGTttgacaattttttaaaataaagttcataTTTGTAACATTTGAGATCAATTCTCtctgataaattttaaattttataataaattatattataatcaatagtaatttaattatgaaataattgaaaaataaatatttcataagcATTTTTATTCTCTAAAACTAAATCcaatttaaactttaaattactaaataaaaatcttaaatttgcataaatatttaaatattacatatatagttagaattttatttatataataaatgcaattaatctaattaataattaaattaactgATATGTAAAATACACTACAAAAATCAATCAGAATAATCATTTGCTTATTAGTAATGAATTAATAACAGgtaataaaatctattattaaattataaaaaataaaattacttataaattaataataaattttgaaattttttaatggattagaataatttgttataaagtttaatttattaataaatttgaaatttattacaAAATTAGTAAAGGatattttaaacaataatattgtattttatattttaaaattctgcatttttttttaattgagtaaCGAAATCTCGAAAgctgttattaaatttttaaaaaaattattgtttttcatttttatttttagaatctcacgttttttaatttagtaatttaaTACGTTATTagtctaaaaattaataatgaatttcgaattcatcattaaattttagagaaaatattattttttatttttattaactcatgtttttcttttaaatttagtaacaaAATCTCTTACTaatatacatatttatatatgtcAACACCCTATTTCATTTAATCATTTCATTGGTTCAATTTCTTCCTTATCTCTTTGATAGTTTCATTCATTCAATTTCTTTCTATCTCTTGTCCTCATTTCCTTCACTTttctatcatttaattttattctctctatttttttattttctttcattttattcattatttttttttcattttcttcttttctcaaattttcttccttttttcttgcattttctattttctttcctttttctttcattttctctcattttctcttttatttttttttatcattttttcttttttttttttctcttatttttctttcatttgctTCATTTTCTCTCctattctcttttttctttcatatttttattttcttccattttctcttcctttttcttcatttttatctttttctcattttcttccatttcctttctttctttcttttttccacattttctctttctttttttcatttctttaatttttttctccaCATTTTCTCACATTTTTCTATTATAACTTTCTTGCGTTTTCTTTTCTCCTCGTTTATTCCTTTTGTTCTTATCTTTCTCCattttttcccattttcttttttttatttattaaatttcattttataataattttctcattaaatttcagtttataataattttcttataaaactaatataatttaaagtattaaatttAGGGATATAAGCGAATCGACCCGAGTCGaactttgaagagctcaagtttggttcgttaaaattttttcaagctGGAGCCGAATTTGAATTTTACTCATTTCGaactcgagccgagtattaaaaaattcaagttTGGCTCCTTTAGCAAACGAGCTTAGAcgagtcgagtttttatcgagtttaGTCTCGAATAATTCATGAgtagttcaatttatttatatgtacaatgagttttagtttaaaactaaaataattttagttaaataagtatatttacaaattgactcgtaaacttataaagatgaaCCTTTAAATCTTAATGATCCAAATATATACAAGTTTAAAagtgtaactaaactatatagagctgaattttagaaaatttaggtTTGACTCATGAAATATATGTAggatttgagtttatttctcttatgataatAATCTCAGCTTACTTAACGAGACTGTTTACAAGCCTATTCACGAGCCTGCTCATAAACTCAGAAACGAGTCAAACTCACGAaacttaacgagccgaatactatggaacTCATGCTTAGCTCGTTTACCAAACAAGTCTGGAAATTAAACTCAAGTTTGGCTTGTTTAGAAATCGAGTCAAGTtcggtcgagtttttatcgaaccaaacctcgagtagctcacgaacGATTTGATTCATTTATACtcctaattaaattaatattttaatataaaatacaataatGAAATTAGAAgtttaacataatttttatatatttatttttttaaattagtaatggattaaattttttattttgtattttttaaattagtaatggatttaatttatatatatatttttatttttttaaaattttactaaattagtaatatatttcaaatccgttattaaatccattaaaaaattagtaatagATTACTAAATTTGATACTAATTTCATAATGGACGCTAGTCCATTATAATTCTGTTACtaaaaatgttaataataatttttttatggattAGTAATGCAAAAATTATTACTAATTTAGAAAAATAGTATGGTAATTAATAGAAATATGGTTAAAAATATGATAGTTTACTTAAATGCTTCATATTTCCATGTATTATAGATTGTAAATGTACTATTTAATGAATAtcacaaatatttaaaattattgagaAAATTAAGTTAAAggtaagtatttttttttaaataaataatttatactatTATAAGTCATAtatgcttttcttttttattacttaaactAAAGTTGGAAACCTTTTGTATTAATGTGCTTTTTTTATTATCTAATGCGGTCAAAATGAAATTGTACTATGATTAGCtaaaaagaaagagaacgtgaggtggtcAGCGTCTAGTCGAAACAAAGTTGTGTTGTAATTGGGCAACTTGCGATAAAAAGGATGTGAGGCAATTGGCGTCTACGACAGCTACTCctacgctcaagtcagtaaactgaagaataTGATGAGTATAAAGAATTGCTTAGAATTCAAGAGTAGTCGTTTAACAATGCGTACCTTTATCTTTGTGGTCGTtgacttttatactgtaagagaacgaagttaattatagtatttcctATGAATCCGATAATGATATGCCTAACTCGTTGATAAGGGATTTCGCCAGCTAATTAGCCGAGAATCCCATAATTACAGACATAAAGGGGGTCTATTGGATCGTAGCCACTAACGGTAACTTTCTGTCAAGATCCGACCTCTCCAGGGGAGAGCGAGTATTAACAAAGAGCTGAGACCTAAAGCATCCGAGCCTTCTTTTTTCCTCAGTGGGATCAAGTATCACTTGATCAGATTTTTACCACGTGACCTTATTTTCAAGTATCAGCACATGGCTTTCTTTGAgttattattatgtaatatcagAAGTTTCCCTGCGGGTAtttgattctttagattcgaaggtgacCGTTATTTTCATGAGAATGAAGGgtagattttttctttcaactaAATTCCAAAACCAGAGAAAAATACATTGGAAATCCACATGGAGCAAGATTGAATAATATTACACCCACCCACACTTTTGATGGCAACCGCTAAAATCTCATTGCCTCATATCCTTTTAGCCTATCAAACTTTCCATTAACTTTAATCACTAAAATCTTTCAAACTGTGCTACCAACAATATCCTTGTCCACTTTGAACCCACAATTCAGCACCTCAAACCCCTTTTACCCAACCAACAATTTTTAGCCATAGCCACTCAGATGCAATAATCTATGTTCTCGTTGCACTTGAAGATGTAACAAATTGGACTAATAACTATGACTTCAATGACAACTTCCAAAATAGCGAACAAAAACTCTAGAAAATATAGACCTTGAGAGCAGTGAAAGGAGGAGAATGACAAGAGAATCGAAGATAACAATCCAGCTAGAACTTGCAGTAGAACTCTGAGGAATACATCCAAAGAGGGAGAGTCTTCAAAATTGAAATGGAAGGAGGGAGAAGACTCCAGTATTAATGTTGGGGCTAATGACAAGAATAAGAGCAAGGAAAAATCCCTACACAAATAAAAGAATGGGTAAATGAGAAGTTACAAAAGTTGAAGAAGCAATTGATGGCAGAAATTGAAACCAAAGATGGAATTGATATCAACAATAACTTATAAATTTCCTCCCCATTTTTAAACAAAATCCAAATGAATACCATTTTTAAGAAGTTCATTGTGACCATCATGACCCTATATCAATCCTCAAGATCATGTTCTAAACTATAAAATCTTCATGGAGTAATAAACCCACTATGATGCCATAATGTGCAAGGTCTTCTCCCTTACCCTCAATAGAGAAGCACAAACATAGCTTAACAACCTAGATGTAGGAGTGATTAAGACTTTCCCTAACCTAACCAATATGTTCATAAGATAATTTACCACTAATTTGCATGTAAGACTAGTTTGAAAATAGTGAGATAGAGAAAGGAAGAGAAGCTATGTGAATATATGGCAATATTTAATGTTAATGCCATCAACATCATAAACTTGGATGAACGACAAGCTATTAAAGCCTTGTAAAAGGACATCACCTCCctaaattttttcgatttgttGAGTTGAAAGCCCTAAACCACTTTAGTTGAACTCATGCAAGGAGCTGGAAAGTATATATTAAAAGTATGTATCCTAGAGTCATAAGTAGTAAGAATGATTTgacataatattataattccTAGCAATAACAATATCTCATTTAATTGGATTAAAGTTgttcaataattaaatatatttttttttgtctatTAGCTTGTGGTAGTCATTCTATTCTCAAGGAGTTGAGAATATAATGATAGAACTATACAAAATGCAATAGAAGTCTTCACAGTCATGGAATGCCTCACTAGTAATAATTCATCCAGTGTAACAGCCCTACCCAAACTGACCTAAATAATTTTTGGACTCAACTCAATTTTGtgacgtcctcgtcgcaacgTTGCAAGTTGAATCGGTGCAATTGCTAAACCAGGATGGAGCTcttaggtattgtggttcgTTAGTGCCTCGAGCAGCTTCACCTTATCTCGCACGAGAGCCCTTTCCTTACAGGCCTATTAGCTCCGCACAATTTTCTAATCCAATccggctctaataccaattgtaacagtcCGACCCAAACTGACTTAAATAACTTTTAGACTCATTTTTCACTTGGCCTACAATGgctaacccaagttatttaatagtttttgcTAGCTATTTATAAACCTATTAATTTTCCTGTAAACAATCGATGTGGGACACTACATCCAATATAAATTAATCACCTCTATTTGTCTCTATTGATGAATATATAGAT
This genomic interval from Manihot esculenta cultivar AM560-2 chromosome 12, M.esculenta_v8, whole genome shotgun sequence contains the following:
- the LOC110627454 gene encoding transcription factor bHLH162 gives rise to the protein MEMNRSKSKTATFHSTSATKTERKVIEKNRRNQMKTLFSNLNSLLPKQSSKEALPLPDQVDEAINYIKSLEEKLKKSKEKKESLSGRKRSFSNFVTPKLEIREMGSSLQIILISGLDNQFIFYDIIHILEDEGVEIPNASFSVSGNSIFHVVHAQMKESDFSYGAAKVTERLNRYINGSASELELGPELWDFNDLNPETWVF